In Citrus sinensis cultivar Valencia sweet orange chromosome 4, DVS_A1.0, whole genome shotgun sequence, one DNA window encodes the following:
- the LOC102617215 gene encoding type 2 DNA topoisomerase 6 subunit B-like isoform X1 — protein sequence MEVSSVQRLCLHLISAAFQRCRVSEDLCRLSVVLKRSSDSDPSTVRVSISDTGIGTSLEEFQGLKFSREVFDAEKWDGVLNVQTTNIGDDEIYHYHLNLRESNSVRRLTRLPSNPKNGAKFSGTEIYLSISESIDVFLAEVIRFFQKILVLKIPNVAIELVAEEGGVPGSQYRKVFLANECNPVPFSASNVERLKSGLEDYVMKHGNSLHRKCDSCFPNWEHLKVGSGRACCAESHRSAGLQMEVVIIVSEISETSPCFRSSSAETEVLYFKDFSPCPITQSSLTALTNIDWKSYGLVLKSIAVQGGYTALEWENLPPNIHFDMVLHCYHKQYQFTPPGQKTRSNRNLIKKAAKLALDDLKEKHAGAFLSAHALKICSYAPDLARTIAGLILSSNDSEFQEECFSILGLQSQNIRNEIVEDSIQQKIISVIQMNDGKPLRSKEAASSFLFEDERLQEPNIQEEEYDAGEHVFSSLDF from the exons ATGGAAGTTTCTTCTGTTCAAAGGCTCTGTTTACAT TTAATTTCAGCTGCATTTCAAAGATGCCGTGTATCTGAAGATCTGTGCCGATTATCAGTTGTTCTTAAACGTTCTTCGGATTCTGATCCTTCAACCGTTCGAGTTTCAA TTTCAGACACAGGTATTGGTACCAGTTTGGAGGAGTTTCAGGGCCTAAAATTCTCTAGGGAGGTTTTTGATGCCGAAAAATGGG ATGGAGTgcttaatgtccaaacaactA ACATTGGTGATGATGAGATATATCATTACCATTTAAACCTAAGAGAAAGTAATTCTGTTAGAAGGCTGACTAGGCTGCCCTCAAACCCCAAGAATGGAGCGAAATTCAG TGGGACTGAAATATATCTGTCCATTTCTGAAAGCATTGATGTTTTTCTGGCAGAGGTCATTCGCTTCTTTCAGAAG ATACTTGTCTTAAAGATCCCT aaTGTTGCAATTGAACTGGTAGCCGAAGAGGGGGGTGTTCCTGGATCTCAATATAGAAAAGTTTTTCTAGCAAATGAGTGCAATCCTGTACCTTTTTCAGCCTCAAATGTTGAAAGATTGAAGTCAGGCCTTGAAGACTATGTTATGAAGCATGGAAATAGTTTACATAGAAAATGTGACTCTTGCTTCCCAAATTG GGAACATCTGAAGGTTGGAAGCGGACGAGCATGCTGCGCGGAAAGTCATAGGAGTGCTGGACTACAGATGGAAGTAGTAATAATAGTCAGTGAAATATCAGAGACGAGTCCTTGCTTCAGATCATCCAGTGCTGAAACTGAG gttttgtattttaaagatTTCTCGCCTTGTCCAATCACCCAATCATCTCTTACTGCATTGACTAATATTGACTGGAAGAGTTATGGGTTGGTGTTGAAGAGCATTGCAGTTCAAGGAGGCTACACAGCACTAGAATGGGAAAACTTACCTCCAAATATTCATTTTGATATGGTCCTCCACTGCTACCATAAGCAATATCAATTTACACCACCTGGGCAAAAGACTCGATCAAACCGGAATCTCATAAAGAAGGCAGCTAAACTTGCTTTGGATGATTTGAAGGAGAAACATGCAGGAGCATTTCTAAGTGCACATGCCCTCAAG ATATGCAGTTATGCCCCTGACCTTGCAAGAACAATTGCCGGCCTCATCTTGTCATCTAATGACTCAGAATTCCAAGAAGAATGCTTCTCTATTCTTGGATTGCAGtctcaaaatattagaaatgaAATCGTCGAAGATAGTATCCAGCAAAAGATAATTTCAGTCATACAGATGAATGATGGAAAACCCCTGAGAAGCAAAGAGGCTGCGTCATCATTTCTTTTCGAAGATGAACGCCTCCAGGAACCAAACATCCAGGAAGAGGAATATGATGCAGGTGAACATGTGTTTAGTTCCttggatttttaa
- the LOC102619819 gene encoding galactinol synthase 1: MAPGVAEDAFSGNGKISSTGYSKRAFVTFLAGSGDYVKGVVGLAKGLRNSKSAYPLVVAILPDVPEEHREVLRSQGCIVREIEPIYPPENQIQFAMAYYVINYSKLRIWNFEEYSKMIYLDADIQVFENIDHLFDLPDGFFYAVMDCFCEKTWSHSPQYSIGYCQQRPNKVTWPAEMGSPPPLYFNAGMFVFEPSRLTYENLLQTLKITPPTPFAEQDFLNMFFQKTYKPIPLAYNLVVAMLWRHPENVELEKVKAVHYCAAGSKPWRYTGKEVNMDREDVKMLVTKWWDIYNDESLDFDADQNPSAPEEETFSKSKIIAPMPEPAISYIPAPSAA; this comes from the exons ATGGCCCCTGGAGTGGCTGAAGATGCCTTTTCAGGAAATGGAAAGATTTCTAGCACAGGCTATTCTAAAAGAGCCTTTGTAACATTTTTAGCCGGTAGTGGTGACTATGTTAAAGGGGTGGTTGGTTTGGCCAAGGGTTTGAGAAACTCCAAGAGTGCATACCCCCTAGTGGTTGCAATTTTGCCTGATGTGCCTGAAGAACACCGTGAGGTCTTAAGGTCTCAGGGTTGCATCGTTCGTGAAATCGAACCTATTTATCCTCCAGAGAACCAGATTCAATTTGCCATGGCCTACTATGTGATCAACTACTCTAAGCTCCGTATATGGAAT TTTGAGGAGTACAGCAAGATGATTTACCTGGATGCTGATATTCAGGTGTTTGAGAATATAGACCATTTGTTTGACTTGCCGGACGGGTTCTTCTATGCTGTAATGGACTGCTTTTGTGAGAAGACATGGAGCCATTCGCCGCAATACTCAATTGGGTATTGCCAGCAGCGCCCGAATAAAGTGACATGGCCAGCTGAGATGGGATCGCCTCCTCCATTGTACTTCAATGCTGGGATGTTTGTGTTTGAGCCTAGCCGTTTAACTTACGAGAATCTTCTCCAGACTCTCAAGATCACCCCACCAACACCATTTGCTGAGCAA GATTTCCTGAATATGTTCTTCCAAAAGACGTACAAACCCATCCCTTTGGCATACAACCTTGTTGTAGCCATGTTATGGCGCCACCCAGAGAACGTGGAGCTTGAGAAAGTTAAAGCGGTTCACTACTGTGCCGCT GGGTCAAAGCCATGGAGGTACACGGGCAAGGAAGTTAACATGGACAGAGAGGACGTCAAGATGTTGGTGACAAAATGGTGGGATATATACAATGATGAATCCCTTGATTTCGATGCTGATCAAAACCCTAGTGCTCCAGAAGAGGAAACATTTTCAAAGTCAAAGATCATTGCTCCCATGCCCGAGCCTGCCATTTCATACATTCCAGCTCCATCCGCTGCTTGA
- the LOC102618931 gene encoding uncharacterized protein LOC102618931 isoform X2 encodes MGEKEETKNTIDVHNNKIKSTPKVFDPAISSFFVQLPHKIQNYLKAPLKGLTKDNETSSTMSSDLGEGKGSTTALEVDMERQLEHWRENPTWTDQPPIIKVSVPKGSLCNLNVKVNVGLPPDAVYNIVTDPDNRRVFKNIKEVLSRRVLIDEGHRQVVEVEQAALWKFLWWSGVMLVHVLVDQDRRDHSPKTCEDYHSCTRGKGRIASTVSLEQLIQPAIVPPPPISWYLRGITARTTEMLIHDLLAESARIRGSFDPGKSLEVHQESKDLHQIDQISDIKERWAFRRRLAKQYLKRFFDEPSQ; translated from the exons ATGGGTGAGAAGGAAGAAACCAAGAATACCATTGATGTTCacaataataagataaaaagcACCCCAAAGGTGTTTGATCCGgcaatttcttcattttttgtgCAGTTGCCTCACAAGATTCAGAATTATCTTAAG GCACCGCTCAAGGGATTAACTAAAGATAATGAGACGTCAAGTACAATGAGCTCTGACCTGGGAGAGGGGAAGGGGTCAACTACTGCCTTGGAGGTTGATATGGAAAGACAACTGGAGCATTGGAGAGAAAATCCCACATGGACTGATCAACCTCCAATAATTAAG GTCAGTGTACCTAAAGGTTCCCTTTGTAACCTCAATGTAAAGGTCAATGTTGGGTTGCCCCCAGATGCTGTATATAATATCGTGACTGACCCAGATAACAGGAGGGTTTTCAAGAATATTAAG GAGGTTTTATCCAGGAGAGTTTTGATCGATGAAGGGCATAGACAGGTTGTTGAAGTGGAGCAAGCAGCTTTATGGAAATTCCTTTGGTGGTCAGGGGTCATGTTGGTTCACGTTTTAGTTGATCAGGACAGACGAGATCACTCA CCTAAGACATGTGAAGATTACCATTCATGTACCAGAGGCAAAGGCAGGATTGCATCAACGGTGAGCTTGGAGCAACTGATTCAGCCTGCCATTGTTCCTCCACCTCCCATTTCCTGGTACCTTAGAGGAATCACTGCCAGAACTACTGAGATGCTGATACATGATCTTCTTGCCGAATCTGCTAGAATCAGGGGAAGTTTTGACCCTGGAAAGTCGCTTGAAGTACATCAGGAATCAAAAGATTTACAccaaattgatcaaatttctGATATCAAAGAAAGATGGGCCTTCCGGAGGAGACTTGCTAAGCAATATCTCAAAAGGTTCTTTGATGAACCATCTCAGTAG
- the LOC102617215 gene encoding type 2 DNA topoisomerase 6 subunit B-like isoform X2, with amino-acid sequence MPKNGMECLMSKQLIADIGDDEIYHYHLNLRESNSVRRLTRLPSNPKNGAKFSGTEIYLSISESIDVFLAEVIRFFQKILVLKIPNVAIELVAEEGGVPGSQYRKVFLANECNPVPFSASNVERLKSGLEDYVMKHGNSLHRKCDSCFPNWEHLKVGSGRACCAESHRSAGLQMEVVIIVSEISETSPCFRSSSAETEVLYFKDFSPCPITQSSLTALTNIDWKSYGLVLKSIAVQGGYTALEWENLPPNIHFDMVLHCYHKQYQFTPPGQKTRSNRNLIKKAAKLALDDLKEKHAGAFLSAHALKICSYAPDLARTIAGLILSSNDSEFQEECFSILGLQSQNIRNEIVEDSIQQKIISVIQMNDGKPLRSKEAASSFLFEDERLQEPNIQEEEYDAGEHVFSSLDF; translated from the exons ATGCCGAAAAATGGG ATGGAGTgcttaatgtccaaacaactA ATTGCAGACATTGGTGATGATGAGATATATCATTACCATTTAAACCTAAGAGAAAGTAATTCTGTTAGAAGGCTGACTAGGCTGCCCTCAAACCCCAAGAATGGAGCGAAATTCAG TGGGACTGAAATATATCTGTCCATTTCTGAAAGCATTGATGTTTTTCTGGCAGAGGTCATTCGCTTCTTTCAGAAG ATACTTGTCTTAAAGATCCCT aaTGTTGCAATTGAACTGGTAGCCGAAGAGGGGGGTGTTCCTGGATCTCAATATAGAAAAGTTTTTCTAGCAAATGAGTGCAATCCTGTACCTTTTTCAGCCTCAAATGTTGAAAGATTGAAGTCAGGCCTTGAAGACTATGTTATGAAGCATGGAAATAGTTTACATAGAAAATGTGACTCTTGCTTCCCAAATTG GGAACATCTGAAGGTTGGAAGCGGACGAGCATGCTGCGCGGAAAGTCATAGGAGTGCTGGACTACAGATGGAAGTAGTAATAATAGTCAGTGAAATATCAGAGACGAGTCCTTGCTTCAGATCATCCAGTGCTGAAACTGAG gttttgtattttaaagatTTCTCGCCTTGTCCAATCACCCAATCATCTCTTACTGCATTGACTAATATTGACTGGAAGAGTTATGGGTTGGTGTTGAAGAGCATTGCAGTTCAAGGAGGCTACACAGCACTAGAATGGGAAAACTTACCTCCAAATATTCATTTTGATATGGTCCTCCACTGCTACCATAAGCAATATCAATTTACACCACCTGGGCAAAAGACTCGATCAAACCGGAATCTCATAAAGAAGGCAGCTAAACTTGCTTTGGATGATTTGAAGGAGAAACATGCAGGAGCATTTCTAAGTGCACATGCCCTCAAG ATATGCAGTTATGCCCCTGACCTTGCAAGAACAATTGCCGGCCTCATCTTGTCATCTAATGACTCAGAATTCCAAGAAGAATGCTTCTCTATTCTTGGATTGCAGtctcaaaatattagaaatgaAATCGTCGAAGATAGTATCCAGCAAAAGATAATTTCAGTCATACAGATGAATGATGGAAAACCCCTGAGAAGCAAAGAGGCTGCGTCATCATTTCTTTTCGAAGATGAACGCCTCCAGGAACCAAACATCCAGGAAGAGGAATATGATGCAGGTGAACATGTGTTTAGTTCCttggatttttaa
- the LOC102618443 gene encoding pantothenate kinase 1: MDVKKPASQENLNGNESESQISHLALDIGGSLIKVVYFLRSNGSGGSVDDSGKKSDPVLEGRLHFAKFETSKIIDCLEFIRSKNLHLAGFRHHDASANDKTLIKATGGGAYKFADLIKEKLGVVLDKEDEMDCLVTGANFLLKAVHQEAFTYVDGQKEFLQIDQNDLYPYLLVNIGSGVSMIKVDGDGKFERISGTSVGGGTFWGLGRLLTNCKSFDELLELSHQGNNRVIDMLVGDIYGGSEYSKIGLTSTNIASSFGKAISDNKELKDYKPEDVARSLLRMISNNIGQISYLNALRFGLKRIFFAGFFIRGHAYTMDTISVAVSFWSKGDAKAMFLRHEGFLGALGAFVSYENHGLGGLKTHQSVQQFAVSETYAGKKMCCLVNEDLNDNESIDFGVAFAA, from the exons ATGGATGTAAAGAAGCCTGCAAGTCAAGAAAATCTTAACGGAAACGAATCCGAAAGTCAAATATCTCATTTGGCTCTGGACATTGGAG GTTCATTAATAAAGGTAGTgtattttttgagaagtaacGGTAGTGGTGGTTCCGTAGATGACAGCGGTAAAAAAAGTGATCCTGTTCTCGAAGGGAGGCTTCATTTTGCTAAATTTGAAACCAGCAAAATAATTGATTGCTTAGAGTTTATTCGTTCCAAGAACCTTCACCTTGCCG GTTTCCGGCATCATGATGCTTCTGCCAATGACAAGACCCTTATTAAG GCCACAGGTGGTGGGGCTTACAAATTTGCTGATCTCATCAAAGAAAAGCTTGGTGTTGTTCTTGATAAGGAAGACGAGATGGACTGTCTTGTGACTGGTGCTAATTTTCTGCTGAAG GCAGTTCATCAAGAAGCTTTTACTTATGTGGATGGTCAGAAGGAATTTTTGCAGATTGACCAGAATGATTTATACCCTTATCTTCTTGTTAATATTGGCTCTGGTGTTAGCATGATTAAG GTGGATGGTGATGGCAAATTTGAGCGAATTAGTGGAACAAGTGTTGGTGGTGGTACCTTTTGGGGTTTGGGAAGGCTTTTAACAAACTGCAAGAg ttTTGATGAGTTGCTGGAATTAAGCCATCAGGGAAACAATAGAGTTATTGATATGCTTGTCGGGGACATTTATGGTGGGTCAGAGTACTCAAAG ATTGGTCTTACATCAACAAACATTGCTTCCAGCTTTGGTAAGGCAATCTCTGATAATAAAGAACTTAAAGATTACAAACCTGAAGATGTAGCCCGCTCCCTTTTAAGAatgatttcaaataatattggGCAG ATTTCTTACCTGAATGCTCTTCGATTTGGACTCAAGCGGATATTTTTTGCTGGATTTTTCATTCGAGGTCATGCATATACCATGGACACAATCTCTGTTGCAGTTAGTTTCTG GTCTAAAGGAGATGCAAAGGCAATGTTCTTGCGTCATGAAGGGTTTCTTGGAGCATTAGGTGCATTCGTGAGCTATGAAAACCATGGTCTTGGTGGCTTGAAGACCCATCAATCAGTGCAACAATTTGCGGTCAGCGAGACCTAtgcaggaaaaaaaatgtgttgccTGGTAAATGAGGATTTGAATGACAATGAAAGTATAGATTTTGGTGTAGCCTTTGCAGCTTAG
- the LOC102618931 gene encoding uncharacterized protein LOC102618931 isoform X1, whose translation MGEKEETKNTIDVHNNKIKSTPKVFDPAISSFFVQLPHKIQNYLKAPLKGLTKDNETSSTMSSDLGEGKGSTTALEVDMERQLEHWRENPTWTDQPPIIKVSVPKGSLCNLNVKVNVGLPPDAVYNIVTDPDNRRVFKNIKEVLSRRVLIDEGHRQVVEVEQAALWKFLWWSGVMLVHVLVDQDRRDHSMKFKQVKTGFMKRFEGCWVIEPLFVDEKLCFPFQPKTCEDYHSCTRGKGRIASTVSLEQLIQPAIVPPPPISWYLRGITARTTEMLIHDLLAESARIRGSFDPGKSLEVHQESKDLHQIDQISDIKERWAFRRRLAKQYLKRFFDEPSQ comes from the exons ATGGGTGAGAAGGAAGAAACCAAGAATACCATTGATGTTCacaataataagataaaaagcACCCCAAAGGTGTTTGATCCGgcaatttcttcattttttgtgCAGTTGCCTCACAAGATTCAGAATTATCTTAAG GCACCGCTCAAGGGATTAACTAAAGATAATGAGACGTCAAGTACAATGAGCTCTGACCTGGGAGAGGGGAAGGGGTCAACTACTGCCTTGGAGGTTGATATGGAAAGACAACTGGAGCATTGGAGAGAAAATCCCACATGGACTGATCAACCTCCAATAATTAAG GTCAGTGTACCTAAAGGTTCCCTTTGTAACCTCAATGTAAAGGTCAATGTTGGGTTGCCCCCAGATGCTGTATATAATATCGTGACTGACCCAGATAACAGGAGGGTTTTCAAGAATATTAAG GAGGTTTTATCCAGGAGAGTTTTGATCGATGAAGGGCATAGACAGGTTGTTGAAGTGGAGCAAGCAGCTTTATGGAAATTCCTTTGGTGGTCAGGGGTCATGTTGGTTCACGTTTTAGTTGATCAGGACAGACGAGATCACTCA ATGAAATTCAAGCAAGTGAAAACAGGATTCATGAAAAGATTTGAAGGTTGTTGGGTAATAGAACCTTTATTTGTTGATGAAAAGCTCTGCTTTCCATTTCAGCCTAAGACATGTGAAGATTACCATTCATGTACCAGAGGCAAAGGCAGGATTGCATCAACGGTGAGCTTGGAGCAACTGATTCAGCCTGCCATTGTTCCTCCACCTCCCATTTCCTGGTACCTTAGAGGAATCACTGCCAGAACTACTGAGATGCTGATACATGATCTTCTTGCCGAATCTGCTAGAATCAGGGGAAGTTTTGACCCTGGAAAGTCGCTTGAAGTACATCAGGAATCAAAAGATTTACAccaaattgatcaaatttctGATATCAAAGAAAGATGGGCCTTCCGGAGGAGACTTGCTAAGCAATATCTCAAAAGGTTCTTTGATGAACCATCTCAGTAG